From a single Methylosinus sp. H3A genomic region:
- a CDS encoding helix-turn-helix domain-containing protein has protein sequence MSKVADSIRRGLEEAVTYVEGRADESAYRVHVPEKIDVKAIRTRLDMTQEEFAGRFGFSVNTLRHWEQGSRQPEGPTRAYLLVIERAPKAVQKALRAV, from the coding sequence ATGAGCAAGGTTGCCGACAGCATCCGGCGCGGGCTCGAGGAAGCGGTGACCTATGTCGAGGGCAGGGCGGACGAGAGCGCCTATCGCGTCCATGTGCCGGAGAAGATCGACGTAAAGGCGATCCGCACACGCCTGGACATGACGCAGGAAGAGTTCGCGGGCCGATTCGGGTTCAGCGTCAATACGCTGCGTCATTGGGAACAAGGCTCGCGACAGCCGGAAGGACCGACCAGAGCCTATCTTCTGGTGATCGAGCGCGCGCCCAAGGCCGTCCAGAAGGCTTTGCGGGCCGTGTGA
- a CDS encoding recombinase family protein yields the protein MTRVALYARYSSDNQSESSIEDQFRLCREHVGRERWKIAGAYHDAAISGSSVILRPGIQSLLQDAQRGQFDVVLGEALDRISRDQADVATLFKHLRFAGVSIITLAEGEISELHVGLKGTMNALFLKDLAMKTHRGLRGRVEKGKAGGGLCYGYRVAKKLDANGEPIRGDREIIAEEADVVRRIFRAFAAGKSPKAIAVELNKEGIPGPLGRAWGDTSIRGHVSRGSGILNNELYAGVLLWNRQRFVKDPATGKRVSRPNPENQWIRTEVPHLRVVDDDLWQAARKRQQQISAIFGPNPATTREGRAKRLHLANRPISLLSGLLTCGCCGGKIGILTPGRYGCLNHHRRGTCDNNRTIPREKIEGRVLAGLKDRLVSSDAVAEAVRAYAEEMNRLNHERRAQAEVDRRALQKIERGIAGIMTAIEDGLYQPSMKARMEDLERQKADIVARLSQAPTDIPDVHPNIANVYRLRIDRFTEALDDTDDGRQAAEALRSLIGEIVLTPGQKRGEVHAELRGELFGILDFIKADENQPGTKFMPAVAASPRNQRCRR from the coding sequence ATGACCCGCGTCGCGCTCTATGCCCGCTATTCGTCGGACAACCAGAGCGAAAGCTCGATCGAGGACCAGTTCCGCCTTTGCCGGGAACATGTGGGGCGCGAGCGATGGAAGATCGCGGGCGCCTATCACGACGCCGCCATCTCGGGTTCGAGCGTGATCCTGCGGCCCGGCATCCAATCCCTGTTGCAGGATGCGCAGCGCGGCCAGTTCGACGTCGTGCTGGGCGAGGCGCTGGACCGGATTTCCCGCGATCAGGCGGATGTCGCCACGCTGTTCAAGCATCTGCGCTTCGCGGGCGTTTCCATTATCACCCTCGCAGAGGGCGAGATCAGTGAGCTTCACGTCGGCCTGAAGGGCACGATGAACGCCCTATTCCTGAAAGACCTCGCGATGAAGACCCATCGCGGTCTGCGCGGCCGGGTGGAAAAGGGTAAGGCGGGCGGCGGCCTCTGCTACGGCTATCGCGTGGCCAAGAAACTCGACGCCAATGGCGAGCCGATCCGAGGCGATCGTGAGATCATCGCGGAAGAGGCGGATGTCGTCCGGCGCATCTTCCGCGCCTTCGCCGCCGGCAAGAGCCCGAAGGCCATCGCGGTCGAACTGAATAAGGAAGGCATTCCAGGCCCGTTGGGCCGCGCCTGGGGCGACACGAGCATTCGGGGTCACGTCTCGCGCGGCTCTGGCATCCTCAACAATGAACTCTATGCCGGCGTGCTGCTGTGGAACCGGCAGCGTTTCGTCAAAGACCCGGCCACCGGCAAGCGTGTCTCGCGGCCGAACCCGGAAAATCAATGGATCAGGACCGAAGTGCCGCATCTCAGGGTCGTGGACGATGATCTGTGGCAGGCGGCGCGGAAGCGACAGCAGCAAATCTCGGCGATCTTCGGCCCCAATCCGGCGACCACCCGGGAAGGGCGGGCGAAGCGGCTACATCTGGCCAACCGGCCTATCTCCCTTCTTTCCGGCCTTCTCACCTGCGGATGTTGTGGCGGCAAGATCGGCATCCTGACTCCCGGCCGCTATGGTTGCCTCAACCATCATCGTCGTGGGACGTGCGACAACAACCGCACCATCCCTCGCGAGAAGATCGAGGGGCGGGTGCTGGCGGGGCTGAAGGACCGCCTTGTTTCCTCCGACGCGGTTGCGGAGGCAGTGCGCGCATACGCCGAAGAGATGAATCGACTGAACCATGAACGGCGGGCGCAGGCCGAGGTCGACCGCCGAGCGCTTCAGAAGATCGAACGGGGGATAGCCGGCATCATGACCGCGATCGAGGACGGCTTGTACCAGCCATCCATGAAGGCGCGGATGGAAGACCTCGAACGGCAGAAGGCGGACATCGTCGCGCGCTTGTCGCAGGCTCCGACCGATATTCCAGACGTGCATCCAAACATCGCCAATGTCTATCGGCTTCGCATCGACCGCTTCACGGAAGCGCTCGACGATACGGACGACGGCAGGCAGGCGGCGGAAGCATTACGCTCGCTCATCGGCGAAATCGTGCTGACGCCCGGACAGAAGCGCGGCGAGGTTCACGCCGAGCTACGCGGCGAGTTGTTCGGCATCCTGGACTTTATCAAAGCCGATGAAAATCAACCGGGAACGAAATTCATGCCAGCGGTCGCAGCGAGTCCCCGCAACCAACGATGTCGGCGATAA
- a CDS encoding recombinase family protein produces MKAALYARYSSDNQRDASIEDQLRLCRHYADKQGWTIVDSYTDRAISGASLLRPGIQELIHDALRGKFVVVLAEAMDRLSRDQEDIAGLFKRMAFANVRIVTLSEGDVTHLHVGLKGTMNALFLKDLADKTRRGLRGRVEEGKSGGGLCFGYDVVKQFAASGEPIRGDRTINETEAAVVRRIFTDYLAGKSSRTIAFQLNSEGVPGPQGADWGPTTIHGNPKRGVGILNNELYVGRLVWNRLRYLKDPDTGKRVSRLNPESEWIVQDVPELRIVDQELWELVKARQQTLAYEAPEPGENTLNERRRPKHLFSGLVKCGCCGGGYVMISKELLGCATARNKGICQNRTNIRRDDLETSVLNGLRTHLMEPELFKEFCDEFTREVNRLRMERGADLAAKRTEIPRIDRELDKLMKLILASDDLEASKRVMRQMKELENRKEELEKALTEAEEPPPLLHPNMAEIYRQRISALNESLQSDETKAEAMEVVRTLVDRVTLVPEDGRLAVVLRGDLAAMLRFAAGKKKPDVLSEVGLIGDLLSPTSLVAGTRCDRWHEFRSRLIFIGFDKVQDAEQLAA; encoded by the coding sequence ATGAAAGCCGCGCTCTACGCCCGCTACTCCTCCGACAATCAGCGCGACGCCTCCATCGAGGATCAGTTGCGGCTTTGCCGACATTACGCAGACAAGCAAGGCTGGACGATCGTCGACAGCTACACCGATCGCGCCATCTCCGGCGCCTCCTTGTTGCGCCCCGGCATCCAGGAACTGATCCACGACGCTCTGCGCGGAAAATTCGTCGTCGTGCTGGCAGAGGCGATGGATCGCTTGAGCCGCGACCAGGAAGATATCGCTGGACTATTCAAGCGCATGGCCTTCGCCAACGTGCGCATCGTCACTCTGTCGGAGGGCGACGTGACGCATCTGCACGTCGGCCTGAAAGGCACGATGAACGCCCTATTCCTGAAGGATCTCGCCGATAAGACTCGCCGCGGCCTTCGCGGTCGTGTCGAAGAAGGTAAATCGGGTGGCGGTCTGTGCTTCGGCTACGACGTGGTCAAGCAGTTTGCCGCGAGTGGCGAACCGATTCGCGGCGATCGAACGATCAACGAGACGGAAGCAGCCGTCGTGCGCCGCATCTTCACCGATTATCTCGCCGGCAAGTCGTCCCGCACGATCGCTTTCCAGTTGAACAGCGAGGGCGTGCCCGGACCGCAAGGCGCCGATTGGGGACCGACTACCATCCACGGCAACCCGAAGCGCGGCGTCGGCATTCTCAACAACGAGCTCTATGTCGGCCGCCTGGTCTGGAACCGCCTTCGATATTTGAAGGACCCAGATACTGGAAAGCGAGTGTCCCGCCTCAACCCGGAATCCGAGTGGATCGTTCAGGACGTGCCGGAGTTGCGCATCGTCGACCAAGAACTCTGGGAGCTTGTGAAAGCCCGGCAGCAGACGCTCGCCTACGAAGCCCCAGAGCCCGGCGAGAACACGTTGAATGAGCGACGGCGGCCGAAGCATCTTTTTTCGGGTTTGGTGAAATGCGGATGCTGCGGAGGGGGCTATGTCATGATCTCGAAGGAGTTGCTCGGCTGCGCAACGGCGCGGAATAAGGGGATATGCCAGAATCGCACGAATATCAGGCGAGACGATCTGGAGACATCAGTGCTCAATGGCCTGCGCACCCATTTGATGGAGCCAGAGCTGTTCAAGGAATTCTGCGACGAGTTCACCCGCGAGGTGAACCGCCTTCGAATGGAGCGTGGAGCGGACCTAGCTGCGAAGCGGACCGAAATCCCTCGCATCGATCGCGAACTGGATAAGCTCATGAAGCTGATCCTGGCATCCGACGACCTCGAAGCGTCAAAGCGCGTGATGCGGCAAATGAAGGAATTGGAGAACCGGAAGGAGGAACTCGAGAAGGCTCTCACCGAAGCCGAGGAGCCACCCCCGCTCCTGCATCCGAACATGGCGGAGATCTATCGCCAACGCATTTCCGCGCTCAACGAGAGCCTGCAGAGCGATGAGACCAAAGCCGAGGCGATGGAGGTCGTTCGCACTCTCGTCGACCGGGTGACGTTGGTTCCGGAGGATGGCCGCTTGGCGGTCGTCCTACGCGGCGACTTGGCTGCGATGCTTCGGTTTGCGGCGGGCAAGAAAAAGCCCGACGTCCTTTCGGAAGTCGGGCTGATTGGCGATTTGTTATCGCCGACATCGTTGGTTGCGGGGACTCGCTGCGACCGCTGGCATGAATTTCGTTCCCGGTTGATTTTCATCGGCTTTGATAAAGTCCAGGATGCCGAACAACTCGCCGCGTAG
- a CDS encoding DUF3800 domain-containing protein, with protein sequence MYRLYVDEVGTDDMNDLENDDHRYLSLTGVAMKTDVARDDLTPKFDWVKKAVFNQDPDEPIIFHRRKIVQRKAQFGVLNDPIKLDLFNRAMLKIYKQCDYAVITAIIDKLEASRRDKWKEKHPYHYLMQILVEKFARFLVRKNSFGDIMPEGRKGKKDAALQVAYDDVRGKGNYYFPPEQIRYRIPASKLKIRYKSDNIAGLQLADLLAHPSHMHIRACNKHPVSIGKYADAVIGILAASKYDRSSQGRIAGYGVKYLP encoded by the coding sequence ATGTATCGCCTATATGTTGATGAGGTCGGCACGGACGACATGAACGATTTAGAAAATGACGATCATCGCTATCTCAGCTTGACCGGCGTCGCGATGAAGACGGATGTTGCGAGAGATGATTTAACGCCAAAATTCGATTGGGTCAAAAAAGCCGTTTTCAATCAAGACCCTGATGAGCCAATTATATTCCATAGAAGGAAAATAGTTCAACGAAAAGCTCAGTTCGGGGTGTTAAACGACCCAATTAAATTAGATTTATTTAACAGAGCGATGCTGAAGATATATAAGCAGTGCGACTACGCCGTAATAACAGCTATTATTGACAAACTTGAAGCATCTAGAAGAGATAAATGGAAAGAAAAACATCCATATCACTACCTAATGCAGATACTTGTTGAAAAATTTGCGCGGTTTTTGGTCAGAAAGAATTCATTTGGGGATATAATGCCGGAGGGTAGAAAAGGTAAAAAGGATGCGGCGCTTCAGGTTGCTTACGATGATGTGCGAGGCAAGGGAAATTACTACTTCCCACCAGAACAAATACGTTATCGCATTCCCGCGAGCAAACTAAAAATAAGATACAAAAGTGATAATATTGCAGGATTACAACTCGCCGATCTCCTCGCCCACCCAAGCCATATGCATATAAGAGCCTGCAACAAACACCCGGTATCTATCGGTAAATACGCTGATGCCGTAATCGGGATATTAGCGGCTAGCAAATACGATAGGTCATCACAGGGAAGAATCGCGGGGTATGGAGTAAAATACCTTCCATAA
- a CDS encoding IS1595 family transposase translates to MSVLSKPYFHDEAAAFAHLESILWPNGPVCPHCGSISGKHYDLRKTRLGLRKCSDCRKQFTVKVGTVFESAHIPLNKMLQAVYLLTSSKKGISAHQLHRVLEVQYKTAWFLAHRIREAFRSGALAIPFGSEGGPVEVDETFIGRKAGVPKARGGAAHKNAVLSLIDRDTKQVRSFHVDGVTTGDLAPIIRENLAKEARLQTDEAKQYRKIGEEFASHDRVNHSEDEYVRYEAAGIVTTNCAEGYFSVFKRGMKGVYQHCGEKHLHRYLAEFDFRYNNRSALGCEDQERAQRALAGIKGKRLTYQGTDRSR, encoded by the coding sequence ATGTCCGTTCTTTCGAAGCCCTACTTCCACGACGAAGCCGCCGCCTTTGCGCATCTCGAGAGCATCCTGTGGCCCAACGGCCCTGTTTGCCCTCATTGCGGCTCCATCTCTGGGAAGCATTACGACCTTCGGAAGACCCGCCTCGGCCTCCGCAAGTGCTCTGACTGCCGCAAGCAGTTCACTGTGAAGGTCGGCACTGTTTTTGAGTCGGCGCATATCCCGCTGAACAAGATGCTTCAGGCCGTCTATCTCCTCACTTCGTCGAAGAAGGGCATTAGCGCCCACCAGCTTCATCGTGTGCTCGAGGTTCAATACAAGACGGCTTGGTTCCTCGCGCATCGCATCCGCGAAGCGTTCCGCAGTGGCGCGCTTGCCATTCCGTTCGGCAGCGAAGGCGGCCCCGTCGAGGTTGATGAAACATTCATTGGCCGCAAGGCTGGCGTTCCGAAAGCTCGCGGCGGCGCCGCTCACAAGAATGCGGTCCTCTCGCTTATCGATCGCGACACGAAGCAGGTTCGCTCTTTCCATGTCGATGGCGTCACGACCGGCGACCTCGCGCCGATCATCCGCGAGAACCTTGCCAAGGAAGCGCGTTTGCAGACCGACGAAGCGAAGCAGTATCGCAAAATCGGCGAGGAATTCGCGAGCCACGATCGCGTGAACCACAGCGAAGACGAATACGTTCGCTACGAGGCCGCTGGAATCGTGACCACGAACTGCGCCGAGGGCTATTTCTCGGTCTTCAAGCGCGGCATGAAGGGCGTTTATCAGCACTGCGGCGAGAAGCACCTTCACCGCTATCTCGCCGAGTTCGATTTCCGTTACAACAACCGCTCGGCTTTGGGTTGCGAGGACCAGGAACGGGCGCAGCGCGCGTTGGCGGGAATCAAAGGCAAGCGCCTAACTTATCAAGGAACTGACAGGAGCCGTTGA
- a CDS encoding helix-turn-helix domain-containing protein, with translation MRETLARNLRKYRRAQRLSQEELGHRAELDRTYISSIERCVYSATVDVVGRLAEALGIPALELLRPASETAEAKASSATSAASASTKAPPKKAAKPARKSEAPAQRRAIRKKPGP, from the coding sequence ATGCGAGAGACGCTGGCGCGCAATCTGAGGAAATATCGACGGGCGCAACGCCTGTCGCAGGAGGAGCTCGGCCATCGAGCCGAGCTGGACCGCACCTATATCAGCTCGATCGAACGCTGCGTCTATTCGGCGACGGTCGATGTCGTCGGCCGCCTCGCCGAAGCTCTCGGAATCCCGGCGCTCGAGCTTTTGAGGCCCGCGAGCGAAACTGCGGAGGCGAAAGCGTCATCCGCGACGTCGGCTGCAAGCGCGAGCACGAAGGCGCCGCCCAAGAAAGCCGCGAAGCCAGCTCGCAAAAGCGAGGCGCCGGCGCAAAGGCGGGCTATTCGAAAAAAGCCGGGTCCATAG